A stretch of Coffea eugenioides isolate CCC68of unplaced genomic scaffold, Ceug_1.0 ScVebR1_1499;HRSCAF=2361, whole genome shotgun sequence DNA encodes these proteins:
- the LOC113755454 gene encoding ankyrin repeat-containing protein BDA1-like translates to MDLMEKTLYDAATQGDVHKLSELLEKDPLILDRAILNSPHKTPLHAAAFLGHVEFVKEVMKVNSYMCLLRDKAGRNSLHLAAMSGKLEVLKAIIDSTPQAVREKTDDGGTILHLCAKYGRLEALKMVVNAIDDPDPLNAIDHPDLLNAKNDDGMTILHMAIVYRQTETIKYLLDEARVGVNIKNANGKTALDLLSAQGKIRSEIRSSLQKSEALRGVDVLNGEQTFRTLMAKNRKTIMVVASLIATMAFQVVVNPPGGVWQDDLSEGPNPHKIGEAVIAKTHPALCRRLIRAASTAFVSSLTTVVLLMDESRFTRSSMVSLVVLLRIMSVAIMSLLLTYAISLVTVVPKDIRGKLSETDVIVLIVVMAWSTTISYDSYYIWHLIKNWRTIVMPPVMSAIREGRTLNIADLQREIYLRALVIQQPGGHGVDARPAA, encoded by the exons ATGGATCTAATGGAGAAAACTCTGTATGATGCTGCTACACAAGGCGACGTTCATAAACTTTCTGAGTTACTTGAAAAAGACCCTCTCATTCTTGATCGAGCAATTTTAAATTCTCCACATAAGACTCCTCTACATGCAGCTGCTTTTCTAGGGCATGTAGAGTTCGTAAAAGAAGTTATGAAGGTGAACTCTTACATGTGTTTACTGCGTGATAAGGCTGGAAGGAACTCTTTACACCTCGCTGCCATGAGCGGCAAACTAGAGGTCTTGAAAGCAATTATTGATTCCACCCCCCAAGCAGTTAGAGAAAAGACAGACGACGGAGGGACCATTCTACATTTGTGTGCCAAGTATGGTCGGCTGGAAGCATTGAAGATGGTTGTCAATGCTATAGATGATCCCGATCCTTTGAATGCTATAGATCATCCCGATCTTTTGAATGCTAAGAATGATGATGGCATGACAATTTTACATATGGCAATAGTCTACAGGCAGACTGAG ACGATCAAATACTTGCTTGATGAGGCCAGAGTTGGGGTGAACATCAAGAATGCAAATGGGAAAACAGCTTTAGACCTTTTGTCGGCTCAGGGTAAAATCAGATCCGAAATTCGAAGCTCTCTTCAAAAGTCCGAAGCCTTAAGAGGCGTGGACGTTCTTAATGGAGAACAGACGTTCCGGACGCTGATGGCAAAGAACAGAAAAACTATTATGGTAGTGGCTTCGCTCATAGCAACTATGGCTTTTCAAGTTGTGGTGAACCCTCCAGGAGGGGTATGGCAAGATGACTTATCGGAAGGACCTAATCCACATAAAATAGGAGAAGCCGTCATAGCCAAGACTCATCCCGCGCTCTGCCGGCGTCTGATTCGGGCAGCTAGCACAGCATTTGTTTCGTCCTTGACCACAGTTGTATTGCTCATGGACGAGTCGAGGTTTACTAGAAGTAGCATGGTCTCGCTCGTGGTTTTACTTCGTATTATGTCGGTGGCAATTATGAGCCTACTTTTAACGTATGCTATATCACTTGTTACGGTTGTACCAAAAGACATTAGAGGTAAGTTGAGTGAGACAGATGTGATTGTGCTTATTGTGGTCATGGCGTGGAGCACTACAATTTCCTATGACTCCTATTATATCTGGCATCTGATCAAAAACTGGCGGACTATAGTCATGCCACCCGTTATGTCTGCTATTCGGGAGGGAAGAACTCTAAATATTGCAGATCTCCAGAGGGAAATTTACCTGAGGGCTCTAGTAATCCAACAGCCGGGGGGCCATGGAGTGGATGCTCGACCAGCCGCGTAG